A window of the Cygnus atratus isolate AKBS03 ecotype Queensland, Australia chromosome 4, CAtr_DNAZoo_HiC_assembly, whole genome shotgun sequence genome harbors these coding sequences:
- the CNGA1 gene encoding cGMP-gated cation channel alpha-1, with amino-acid sequence MKVGVIETHHSHTVIPSVVVQDTSEDPGLMDKGENRYVGFRHLPGAFAHYNINNNSNKDEEKKKKKEKKSKSENKKDGETQKNKEKKEKNKNKDKSKKKEKNEEKKKDIFVIDPAGNMYYNWLFCITMPVMYNWTMIIARACFDELQNDYLVVWFIVDYISDIIYIADMFVRTRTGYLEQGLLVKEEQKLREKYKSSLQFKLDFLSIIPTDLLYFKVGLNYPELRINRLLRVARMFEFFQRTETRTNYPNIFRISNLVMYIVIIIHWNACVYYSISKAIGFGADTWVYPNTSHPEFARLVRKYVYSLYWSTLTLTTIGETPPPVRDSEYFFVVVDFLVGVLIFATIVGNVGSMISNMNAARAEFQAKIDAIKQYMHFRNVSKDMEKRVIKWFDYLWTNKKAVDEREVLKYLPDKLRAEIAINVHLETLKKVRIFADCEAGLLVELVLKLQPQVYSPGDYICRKGDIGREMYIIKEGKLAVVADDGITQFVVLSDGSYFGEISILNIKGSKAGNRRTANIRSIGYSDLFCLSKDDLMEALTEYPDAKAMLEEKGKQILMKDGLLDIELANLGSDPKDLEEKVAYMEGSMDRLQTKFARLLAEYDAAQQKLKKRLTQIEKILKPVIEQEFADLEELDPSADKPAASKAE; translated from the exons ATGAAGGTAGGAGTGATTGAGACCCATCACTCCCATACAGTTATTCCCAGTGTGGTAGTGCAAGACACCAGTGAGGACCCTGGACTGATGGACAAAGGGGAAAACAGGTATGTtggattt CGACATCTACCTGGTGCATTTGCACACTACAACATCAACAACAATAGTAATAAGGATGA agagaagaaaaagaaaaaagaaaagaagag caagtcagaaaataaaaaggatggcgaaacacagaagaacaaggaaaagaaggaaaaaaacaaaaataaagataagtccaagaagaaggaaaagaatgaaga gaagaagaaagatatTTTCGTTATTGATCCAGCAGGAAATATGTATTACAACTGGTTGTTTTGCATCACAATGCCCGTCATGTACAACTGGACGATGATTATTGCTAG AGCCTGTTTTGATGAGCTTCAGAATGACTACTTAGTGGTATGGTTTATTGTTGATTACATTTCTGACATCATCTATATTGCTGACATGTTTGTACGGACAAGAACAG GTTACCTGGAGCAAGGTCTTCTGgtgaaagaagaacaaaagcttAGAGAGAAATATAAGAGTTCCTTACAATTCAAATTAGATTTTCTGTCAATCATACCAACTGACCTCTTATACTTTAAGGTAGGACTGAATTACCCAGAACTAAGAATAAATCGACTACTCAGAGTAGCTCGGATGTTTGAATTCTTccagagaacagaaacaagGACAAACTACCCAAATATCTTCAGGATCTCTAACCTTGTCATGTACATCGTGATTATTATTCACTGGAATGCCTGTGTGTACTACTCGATCTCAAAGGCTATTGGATTTGGGGCTGACACGTGGGTCTACCCCAACACTTCCCATCCTGAATTTGCCCGTCTGGTTAGAAAGTACGTCTATAGTCTCTACTGGTCAACACTGACCCTGACTACTATTGGTGAAACGCCCCCTCCTGTAAGGGATTCTGAGTATTTCTTCGTGGTTGTTGACTTCTTGGTTGGAGTATTGATTTTTGCTACCATTGTTGGTAACGTCGGTTCTATGATCTCCAACATGAATGCTGCCAGGGCAGAGTTTCAAGCAAAGATTGATGCTATCAAGCAGTATATGCACTTTCGGAACGTAAgtaaagacatggaaaaaaggGTTATAAAGTGGTTTGACTATCTGTGGACAAACAAAAAGGCTGTGGATGAAAGGGAAGTCTTGAAGTACCTGCCAGACAAACTAAGAGCAGAGATTGCAATCAACGTTCACCTTGAAACACTAAAAAAGGTTCGGATTTTTGCAGACTGTGAAGCTGGTCTGCTGGTTGAACTAGTTTTGAAACTCCAGCCACAAGTATACAGTCCTGGGGATtatatttgcagaaaaggaGATATCGGACGAGAAATGTACATTATCAAAGAAGGCAAACTTGCAGTAGTCGCTGATGATGGAATTACACAATTTGTGGTCCTAAGTGATGGCAGCTATTTTGGAGAAATCAGCATTCTTAATATCAAAGGTAGCAAAGCTGGCAATCGAAGAACAGCCAATATTAGAAGTATTGGATACTcagatttgttctgtttgtCTAAAGATGATCTCATGGAGGCTTTAACAGAGTATCCAGATGCAAAGGCAATGctagaagaaaaaggcaagcaaaTCCTAATGAAAGATGGGTTGCTGGACATTGAACTTGCAAATTTAGGAAGCGATCCTAAAGATCTGGAAGAGAAGGTTGCTTACATGGAAGGATCAATGGACAGATTACAAACAAAGTTTGCCAGATTGTTGGCTGAGTATGATGCTGCAcaacagaaactgaagaaaagacttACACAAATTGAGAAAATATTGAAGCCAGTTATAGAGCAAGAATTTGCAGACTTGGAAGAACTAGATCCATCTGCAGATAAACCTGCAGCgtcaaaagcagaataa